GATGGCTCAACGCCTACCTGGAGCGGGGCCTCGACGCCCTGCGGCCCCGCAAACCGGGCAAGCCGCACCCCAAGCTGACCGCCGACCTGGCCCCCGTGCTGAGGACCTGGGTGATCGAGGGGCCGCAGGCCCAGGGGCTGGACCGGGCCTACTGGACCCACGCCGAGCTGGCCGAGCACCTCTACCGCACCCACGGTGTCCGGGTCGGCAAGTCGGCGATGCAGGCCTTCTGCCGCAAGCATGGCATCCGGCCGTATCGGCCGACCTACCGCTTCCTGCGGGGCGACCCGCAGCGGCAGGCCGAGGCCCGTGGGGATCTGGCCGAGTTGAAAAGGGGGCCGAGGCCGGCGAGCTGATCCTCCTGAGCCAGGACGAGGCCCGCTTCCCAATGGTGCCGC
The nucleotide sequence above comes from Tautonia marina. Encoded proteins:
- a CDS encoding helix-turn-helix domain-containing protein; its protein translation is LPGGGQVNRSAGGASMIRIQLPDEEVEALESVLRTSPEAPLRTRAQIVLMAHRGRPRGQIACDTGTSRSSVQRWLNAYLERGLDALRPRKPGKPHPKLTADLAPVLRTWVIEGPQAQGLDRAYWTHAELAEHLYRTHGVRVGKSAMQAFCRKHGIRPYRPTYRFLRGDPQRQAEARGDLAELKRGPRPAS